Proteins found in one Drosophila innubila isolate TH190305 chromosome X, UK_Dinn_1.0, whole genome shotgun sequence genomic segment:
- the LOC117793933 gene encoding tRNA (guanine-N(7)-)-methyltransferase non-catalytic subunit wuho has protein sequence MTTILYAEPELILAQGHKVLFLNPNDLQIFKEIELPTDLTTCGLKIAAPEANEEQQQQSVEGEKEAGAGKGEVKGTTASGSVEVSILNVSYSPDRQLIALTTAGQKALLLYQSRPENAKLLSVRSLSRASSALTFAPDSSSVLVTDKTGDCYQYDCVDVEATPRLLLGHLSIVYDILWTPDRKHIITCDRDDKIRVTNYPETYDIHSYCLGHKEFVSGLALLSGEHLVSVSGDKTLRVWNYVSGKQLLQKDLPAPAVRLQLRELVPDKRYQLAVLFYDHIEAIGLYELALEDTWTVAREQLVRAEAGNWNISNFTLTEQRIYVAGALDDKLMLRVYNSSDGKEDNSVPAGWLEMVLEQFADQACVPEDLSVWFKKRYDNVSDYMERKKRRIEDHKQPK, from the coding sequence atgacaacaattttGTACGCCGAACCCGAGCTGATCCTTGCGCAAGGTCACAAGGTGCTCTTCCTGAATCCCAAtgatttgcaaatatttaaggaAATCGAATTACCCACAGACCTAACCACGTGTGGCTTAAAAATCGCAGCGCCCGAAGCAAatgaagagcaacaacaacagtcagtGGAAGGGGAAAAGGAAGCGGGAGCGGGTAAAGGCGAGGTAAAAGGAACAACGGCAAGTGGAAGTGTGGAGGTGTCTATATTAAATGTAAGCTACTCGCCAGATCGACAACTGATTGCACTGACCACAGCTGGCCAAAAGGCGTTGTTGCTGTACCAGAGTCGACCGGAGAATGCGAAACTTCTCTCCGTGCGATCTTTAAGTCGCGCCTCCAGTGCACTGACCTTTGCGCCGGACTCCAGCTCTGTGCTGGTCACGGACAAGACCGGCGATTGCTATCAGTACGATTGCGTGGATGTGGAGGCGACGCCACGCCTTCTATTGGGGCATTTGAGCATTGTGTACGACATTTTATGGACGCCAGATCGCAAGCATATCATAACCTGCGATCGCGATGACAAGATACGGGTGACCAACTATCCAGAGACCTATGACATACACAGCTATTGCCTGGGTCACAAGGAGTTCGTCTCCGGTCTGGCTTTGTTGTCCGGCGAGCATTTGGTATCCGTATCCGGTGACAAGACGCTGCGCGTCTGGAATTACGTGTCCGgcaagcagctgctgcaaaagGATCTACCCGCTCCGGCTGTGCGTCTGCAGCTGCGTGAACTTGTGCCCGACAAGCGTTATCAGTTGGCCGTTCTCTTCTACGATCACATCGAGGCCATTGGTCTCTACGAACTGGCGCTGGAGGATACCTGGACTGTGGCACGGGAGCAGCTGGTCCGCGCCGAGGCGGGTAACTGGAACATCAGCAACTTTACGCTGACGGAGCAAAGGATTTATGTGGCAGGCGCCTTGGATGATAAACTAATGCTGCGCGTCTACAACAGTAGCGATGGCAAGGAGGACAACTCGGTGCCTGCTGGCTGGCTGGAAATGGTCCTGGAGCAGTTTGCCGACCAGGCGTGTGTGCCCGAGGATCTGTCCGTGTGGTTCAAGAAGCGCTACGACAACGTCAGCGACTACATGGAGCGCAAGAAGCGTCGCATCGAGGATCACAAGCAGCCCAAATGA
- the LOC117793934 gene encoding 26S proteasome regulatory subunit 10B — protein MTVTAVPSTESIREKALSDYRKKLLEHKEVEGRLKEKREEIKELTKLYDKSENDLKALQSVGQIVGEVLKQLTEDKFIVKATNGPRYVVGCRRQLDKAKLKSGTRVALDMTTLTIMRYLPREVDPLVYNMSHEDPGDVTYSAIGGLTEQIRELREVIELPLLNPELFLRVGITPPKGCLLYGPPGTGKTLLARAVASQLDANFLKVVSSAIVDKYIGESARLIREMFNYARDHQPCIIFMDEIDAIGGRRFSEGTSADREIQRTLMELLNQMDGFDSLGQVKMIMATNRPDTLDPALLRPGRLDRKIEIPLPNEQARLEILKIHALKIAKHGEIDYEAIVKLSDNFNGADLRNVCTEAGLFAIRAEREYVIQEDFMKAVRKVSDNKKLESKLDYKPV, from the exons ATGACCGTGACGGCTGTTCCATCGACGGAGAGCATACGCGAAAAGGCGCTGTCCGATTACAGAAAGAAACTGCTGGAGCACAAAGAAGTTGAGGGACGCCTCAAAGAAA AACGCGAGGAAATCAAGGAACTGACTAAGCTGTATGACAAGTCGGAGAATGATCTGAAAGCGCTGCAAAGTGTAGGACAAATTGTGGGCGAAGTGCTAAAACAATTGACCGAAGATAAAT TCATTGTGAAGGCAACGAATGGACCACGTTATGTGGTTGGTTGCCGTCGCCAGCTGGACAAGGCCAAGTTGAAGTCGGGCACTCGAGTTGCTCTGGACATGACCACATTGACCATAATGCGCTATTTGCCACGTGAAGTGGATCCTTTGGTGTACAACATGTCGCACGAGGATCCTGGCGATGTTACCTACTCGGCAATTGGCGGACTAACGGAACAGATACGCGAGTTACGCGAAGTCATTGAGTTGCCGCTGCTCAATCCCGAGCTATTCCTGCGCGTTGGCATCACACCACCGAAGGGTTGTCTGCTTTACGGTCCTCCTGGCACCGGTAAAACACTGTTGGCCCGTGCCGTTGCCTCTCAGCTGGATGCCAACTTCCTGAAGGTCGTCTCCTCGGCAATTGTGGACAAGTATATTGGCGAGAGTGCACGTTTGATACgtgaaatgtttaattatgCCCGCGATCATCAGCCTTGCATTATATTTATGGACGAGATCGATGCCATCGGTGGTCGTCGTTTCTCTGAAGGCACATCCGCGGATCGTGAGATCCAACGTACTTTGATGGAGCTGCTCAATCAGATGGATGGCTTCGATTCGCTGGGACAGGTCAAGATGATTATGGCCACCAATCGACCAGATACTCTAGATCCTGCTCTATTGCGTCCAGGTCGTTTGGATCGTAAAATTGAGATTCCATTGCCCAACGAACAGGCGCg tctGGAGATTCTCAAGATTCATGCGCTAAAGATTGCCAAACATGGCGAGATTGATTATGAAGCCATTGTCAAGTTGTCGGACAATTTCAACGGCGCTGATTTACGCAATGTTTGCACTGAAGCAGGTCTCTTTGCCATCAG AGCTGAACGTGAATATGTTATCCAGGAGGACTTCATGAAGGCCGTCCGTAAAGTGTCCGACAACAAGAAGCTGGAGAGCAAATTGGATTACAAGCCAGTTTAA
- the LOC117793935 gene encoding rhythmically expressed gene 2 protein: MPLTAQFVRNLQRFRLVTFDVTDTLLRLKDPTTQYIQTAAANGVASLDRTKMELCFRQQFKWMSKKHKNYGRNTPNMEWQSWWLQLVAKTFNCVDANIPQDKLQIIAEQLLSLFRTSACWTHINCAAELVQCVRQAGKCVGVISNFDPSLPQVLSAMGFDKKFDFILTSYEAGVMKPDPGIFQIPVKRLQIAPSEALHIGNKFDLDYLGARNSGWSSLLVQSQPDPKLDTSSAAKYSFPSLAKMLQTLESQEFAW, translated from the coding sequence ATGCCGTTGACCGCACAATTTGTGCGCAATTTGCAGAGATTTCGACTAGTTACGTTTGACGTAACGGATACGCTGCTGCGACTTAAAGATCCAACCACGCAATACATACAAACAGCAGCGGCAAATGGAGTCGCCAGCTTGGACCGAACAAAAATGGAATTGTGCTTTCGCCAGCAGTTCAAATGGATGAGCAAAAAACATAAGAATTATGGACGGAATACACCGAACATGGAATGGCAGTCGTGGTGGCTCCAACTGGTGGCCAAGACGTTCAACTGTGTGGATGCGAATATACCGCAAGACAAACTGCAAATTATTGCCGAGCAGCTTTTATCTCTATTTCGCACCAGCGCCTGTTGGACGCACATCAATTGTGCCGCGGAATTGGTGCAGTGCGTCCGTCAGGCGGGCAAGTGTGTGGGCGTCATCTCCAACTTTGATCCCTCGCTGCCACAAGTGCTGTCCGCCATGGGATTCGATAAGAAATTCGATTTCATACTCACATCCTATGAAGCGGGCGTTATGAAACCAGATCCGGGTATCTTTCAAATCCCCGTGAAACGTTTACAAATTGCACCATCGGAAGCTCTGCATATTGGCAACAAGTTTGATCTGGATTATCTGGGAGCACGAAACAGCGGTTGGAGCAGCCTCCTAGTGCAATCCCAGCCTGATCCCAAGTTGGACACCAGCTCCGCAGCCAAATATAGCTTCCCAAGTCTAGCGAAAATGCTGCAGACACTCGAATCCCAGGAATTTGCCTGGTGA